In the Wyeomyia smithii strain HCP4-BCI-WySm-NY-G18 chromosome 2, ASM2978416v1, whole genome shotgun sequence genome, one interval contains:
- the LOC129724409 gene encoding serine/arginine-rich splicing factor 1A, with protein sequence MSSHGRNECRIYVGNLPPDIRTKDIQDLFHKFGKVTFVDLKNRRGPPFAFVEFEDNRDADDAVKARDGYDYDGYRLRVEFPRGGGPGSYRGSRGGTSDRGSGRDRNNRGPPARRSQFRVMVTGLPASGSWQDLKDHMREAGDVCFADVYKDGTGVVEFLRHEDMKYAIKKLDDSRFRSHEGEVAYIRVREDSSDDRRGAEHRDRSYSPRRRRGTPTYSPVQRSFSRSRSRSFNY encoded by the exons ATGTCTTCTCACGGCCGAAACGAGTGTCGAATTTATGTCGGTAATCTACCGCCAGATATACGCACTAAAGATATCCAAGATTTGTTTCACAAGTTTGGAAAAGTGACGTTCGTAGATTTAAAAAACCGCCGTGGGCCGCCATTTGCTTTTGTAGAGTTTGAAGACAATCG AGACGCTGATGACGCAGTAAAAGCTCGTGATGGTTATGATTATGATGGCTACAGATTGCGAGTTGAATTTCCTCGTGGTGGTGGACCAGGTAGCTATCGTGGTAGTCGAGGAGGAACCAGTGACCGTGGAAGTGGAAGAGATAGGAATAACCGTGGTCCACCTGCTAGACGATCCCAATTCCGGGTGATGGTTACTGGTCTCCCGGCTTCTGGTTCATGGCAGGACCTCAAGGATCACATGCGAGAAGCTGGTGATGTTTGCTTTGCAGATGTATATAAAGACGGAACTGGGGTAGTAGAATTTTTACGCCATGAAGATATGAAATATGCCATAAAAAAACTGGATGATTCACGATTTCGATCACACGAG GGAGAAGTAGCTTACATTAGAGTTCGTGAGGATTCTTCTGATGATCGACGAGGCGCCGAGCATCGCGATCG ATCTTATTCACCCCGTAGACGTCGCGGTACTCCAACTTATTCTCCAGTTCAGCGAAGTTTTTCGCGATCCCGTTCTCGCTCCTTCAATTACTGA